A genomic window from Lotus japonicus ecotype B-129 chromosome 1, LjGifu_v1.2 includes:
- the LOC130743417 gene encoding phosphomevalonate kinase, peroxisomal has translation MAVVASAPGKVLMTGGYLILERPNAGLVLSTSARFYAIIKPFHPQIKPDAWAWGWTDVKLTSPQLSREALYKLALNNLTIQNVSSCESRNPFVEYAVQYSVAAAYATFDQSKKDLLHKLLLQGLDITILGSNDFYSYRNEIEKRGLPLTPESLATLPPFAFISFNTDDAIEGSCKPEVAKTGLGSSAAMTTAVVAALLHYLGVVELSSTKDHGNRKDIADLDLVHKIAQTAHCVAQGKVGSGFDVSSAVYGSHRYVRFSPEVISSAQVAAQVVPLPEVITDILKGNWDHDRTEFSLPPLMTLLLGEPGTGGSSTPSMVGAVKKWQKSDPQKSLDTWRRLSEANSALELQLNLLSKLAKEQWDAYKSVIDSCSILRSDKWIEQASEPVKEAVIKALLGARDAMLGIRYHMRLMGEASGVPIEPETQTQLLDATMNLEGVLLAGVPGAGGYDAVFAVTLGDSSSNVTKVWGSLNVLAMLVKEDPCGVSLESADPRTNEITSAVSSIHIE, from the exons ATGGCCGT AGTTGCTTCTGCTCCTGGGAAGGTGTTGATGACAGGGGGTTACCTCATTCTGGAGCGACCCAATGCAGGCCTTGTCCTCAGTACAAGTGCTCGCTTCTACGCCATCATCAAACCCTTCCATCCTCAAATCAAACCTGATGCATGGGCATGG GGTTGGACAGATGTCAAATTAACCTCCCCTCAGCTCTCCAGAGAAGCCTTGTACAAACTAGCTCTCAATAATCTCACCATCCAAAATGTTTCCTCATG TGAATCAAGGAATCCTTTTGTGGAATATGCAGTGCAGTATTCTGTGGCTGCAGCATATGCGACGTTTGACCAGAGTAAAAAGGACTTGTTACACAAACTACTTTTACAAG GTCTTGACATTACAATCTTGGGTTCCAATGATTTTTATTCATACAGGAATGAG ATTGAGAAACGTGGACTCCCTTTGACACCAGAATCATTGGCCACTCTTCCACCCTTTGCTTTCATTTCCTTCAACACTGATGATGCTATTGAAGGAAGTTGTAAGCCTGAAGTAGCTAAAACTGGTTTGGGCTCATCTGCAGCAATGACAACAGCTGTAGTTGCTGCTTTACTTCATTACCTTGGTGTCGTAGAGCTTTCCTCTACGAAAGATCACGGGAACAGAAAGGACATTGCAGATCTTGATCTGGTGCATAAAATAGCTCAAACTGCACATTGTGTTGCACAGGGGAAGGTAGGTAGTGGGTTTGATGTTAGCTCAGCTGTGTATGGCAGTCATCGTTATGTGCGGTTTTCACCAGAAGTGATTTCTTCCGCTCAG GTTGCAGCTCAAGTAGTGCCCTTGCCAGAAGTTATCACTGACATTCTAAAAGGAAACTGGGACCATGACAGGACCGAGTTCTCTTTACCACCTTTGATGACTCTT TTATTAGGAGAACCTGGAACTGGTGGATCATCCACACCATCAATGGTTGGTGCAGTCAAAAAATGGCAAAAGTCTGACCCTCAGAAATCCCTAGACACATGGAGAAGATTGTCAGAGGCGAATTCAGCATTGGAATTGCAGCTCAACTTGTTAAGCAAATTAGCAAAGGAGCAGTGGGATGCATACAAATCTGTGATTGACAGCTGCAGCATACTCAGATCAGATAAG TGGATAGAACAAGCTTCTGAACCTGTAAAGGAAGCAGTTATTAAAGCACTGCTGGGTGCAAGAGATGCCATGCTGGGAATTAGATATCATATGCGCCTGATGGGCGAGGCTTCAGGGGTTCCA ATTGAACCTGAAACACAAACACAACTTCTGGATGCTACAATGAACTTGGAAGGAGTATTATTGGCTGGAGTTCCAGGGGCAGGAGGATATGATGCAGTCTTTGCTGTTACTTTGGGAGATTCGAGCAGCAATGTGACTAAAGTATGGGGCTCACTGAATGTTCTTGCCATGTTGGTTAAAGAAGACCCTTGTGGTGTTTCTTTAGAAAGTGCTGACCCAAGAACCAATGAAATCACATCAGCAGTGTCTTCAATTCATATTGAATAG
- the LOC130743422 gene encoding protein PSK SIMULATOR 1-like codes for MGAESWFHSLWRIPRKHDANSEKLVIGVLAFEIASLMSKVVNLWQSLSDKQIARLREETTDSIGLRKLISDDENFIVRLICVEKLENMAHVAESVARLGKKCSDPIWKGFENAFYEFIAMGVDPYGWEFTGKKMEKNIKKMERFISTNATLYQEMEQSLTRLKTNGESSVLDLIEYQKMVAWKTQEVKHLKDISLWNKTYDYTVHLLARSLFTIYRKISQVFGVQEIVDVIYQKRNEIVDVGGIDNSSVLNSDLIHRSKFSALLQSPPPKTLGAAALALHYANVIIVIEKLAASPHLIGLDARKDLYNMLPRRVTAALRGKLKPYTNTMASSLGYDPSQAEEWTQAMSSLLEWLAPLAHHMIRWQSKRSFEQQSFVSRTNVLLVQTLYFANQEKTEQVITELLVGLNYVWRYGMELNAKALAECGSLRVDNGYPNLNG; via the coding sequence ATGGGTGCGGAGTCATGGTTTCATAGTTTGTGGAGGATTCCTCGGAAGCATGATGCTAATTCTGAGAAGTTGGTAATTGGAGTATTAGCATTTGAAATAGCAAGCTTGATGTCCAAGGTGGTTAATTTATGGCAATCATTGAGTGATAAACAGATTGCTAGGTTGAGAGAGGAGACCACTGATTCAATTGGCCTAAGAAAGCTTATTTCAGATGATGAGAATTTCATTGTACGCTTGATCTGTGTAGAGAAACTTGAGAATATGGCACATGTGGCAGAGTCCGTGGCTAGGCTTGGGAAGAAATGCAGCGATCCAATTTGGAAAGGTTTCGAGAATGCCTTTTATGAGTTTATTGCTATGGGTGTTGATCCATATGGGTGGGAATTTACTGGCAAGAAGATggagaaaaatattaaaaagatgGAAAGGTTTATATCAACTAATGCAACTTTGTATCAAGAGATGGAGCAATCTCTTACAAGATTGAAGACTAATGGTGAGTCAAGTGTGTTAGATTTAATTGAGTATCAGAAGATGGTTGCATGGAAGACACAGGAGGTGAAGCACTTGAAGGATATTTCTCTGTGGAACAAGACATATGATTACACAGTACATCTTTTAGCAAGATCGTTATTCACAATATACCGAAAGATTAGCCAGGTATTCGGAGTTCAGGAGATTGTAGATGTGATCTATCAAAAAAGAAACGAGATTGTAGATGTTGGTGGAATCGATAATTCAAGTGTCTTAAATTCAGATTTAATTCATAGAAGTAAATTTTCTGCTCTATTGCAATCTCCTCCACCGAAAACCCTTGGTGCTGCTGCTTTAGCACTGCATTATGCAAATGTCATCATAGTGATTGAGAAGCTGGCGGCTTCTCCGCACTTGATCGGTCTCGACGCAAGGAAAGACCTGTACAACATGCTACCTAGACGCGTGACAGCTGCCCTTAGGGGCAAGTTGAAGCCATATACCAATACCATGGCCTCTTCATTAGGGTATGACCCGAGTCAGGCAGAAGAATGGACTCAAGCAATGTCAAGCTTATTGGAATGGTTGGCACCGCTTGCTCATCACATGATAAGATGGCAATCTAAGAGGAGTTTCGAGCAGCAAAGCTTTGTTTCCAGGACGAATGTGCTGCTGGTGCAGACCCTTTACTTTGCAAACCAAGAAAAGACGGAACAGGTAATCACGGAGCTTCTTGTGGGTCTGAACTATGTCTGGAGATATGGTATGGAGCTCAATGCAAAAGCTCTAGCAGAGTGTGGCAGTTTAAGGGTAGACAATGGATATCCTAATCTGAATGGTTAA
- the LOC130743408 gene encoding uncharacterized protein LOC130743408 gives MVAESWFRSLWRIPRKHDANSEKLVIGVLAFEIASLMSKVVNLWQSLSDKQIAMLKEEITNSIGIRKLVSDDDLFIERLICVEILENMAHVAESVARLGKKCSEPILKGFENAFYEFIAMGVDPYGWEFTGKKMEKKIKKMERFISTNASLYQEMEVLTDLEQTFTRMKANVESDVINLIEYQKKVAWKTQEVKHLKDISLWNRTYDYTVLLLARSLFTIYRKINQIFGIHEMVDVGGINNSSVLNSDFIYRSQSVSALLQSSSQPPQNNLARFSSGPLNSIAASARSGPIGRTNKTSISHSGPLGDSSTKSGPILGKHTKVNYFSGPLERNLNQPVPVTGTNRKSKIWKFHKPSATAGAKETHTRTNRLTQVGPFKGCMAWDSSPVTDCHSRPNGVHFGVQNAKEFSSNPLGPGKVIHHTQSVFKSLCKLLNPPPETLGSAALALHYANVIIVIEKLAASPHLIGLDAREDLYNMLPRRVRASLKDKLKPYTKTMASSSGYDPSLAEEWTQAMSSILEWLAPLAHHMIRWQSERSFEQQSFVSRTNVLLVQTLYFANQEKTEEVITELLVGLNYVWKYGRELNAKALAECGSFRVDNEYPNLNG, from the coding sequence ATGGTTGCGGAATCATGGTTTCGCAGCCTGTGGAGGATTCCTCGGAAGCATGATGCTAATTCTGAGAAGTTGGTAATTGGAGTATTAGCATTTGAAATAGCAAGCTTGATGTCCAAGGTGGTTAATTTATGGCAATCATTGAGTGATAAACAGATTGCTATGTTGAAGGAGGAGATCACCAATTCAATTGGCATAAGAAAGCTTGTTTCAGATGATGATCTTTTCATTGAACGCTTGATCTGTGTAGAGATACTTGAGAATATGGCACATGTGGCCGAGTCCGTGGCTAGGCTTGGGAAGAAATGCAGCGAACCGATTTTGAAAGGTTTCGAGAATGCCTTTTATGAGTTTATCGCTATGGGTGTTGATCCATATGGGTGGGAATTTACTGGCAAGAAGatggagaaaaaaattaaaaagatggaAAGGTTTATATCAACTAATGCAAGTTTGTATCAAGAGATGGAGGTGCTTACTGATCTTGAGCAAACTTTTACAAGAATGAAGGCTAATGTTGAGTCAGATGTGATAAATTTAATTGAGTATCAGAAAAAGGTTGCATGGAAGACACAAGAGGTGAAGCACTTGAAGGATATTTCTCTGTGGAACCGGACATACGATTACACAGTACTTCTTTTAGCAAGATCCTTGTTCACAATATACAGAAAGATAAACCAGATATTCGGAATTCATGAGATGGTTGATGTTGGTGGAATCAACAATTCAAGTGTCttaaattcagatttcatttatAGAAGTCAATCGGTTTCTGCGTTATTGCAATCTTCATCCCAACCACCTCAAAATAATCTTGCCAGATTTTCTTCAGGACCCCTTAATTCTATTGCTGCTAGTGCTAGATCAGGTCCAATTGGTAGAACAAATAAAACCAGCATTTCTCATTCAGGTCCTCTTGGTGACTCATCCACAAAGTCAGGTCCAATTTTAGGAAAGCATACAAAAGTTAATTATTTCTCAGGTCCTCTTGAAAGGAATTTGAATCAACCAGTCCCAGTTACTGGAACAAATAGAAAGAGCAAGATTTGGAAGTTTCATAAACCCTCGGCCACGGCAGGTGCGAAGGAAACTCACACAAGAACAAATCGGCTAACTCAAGTAGGACCTTTCAAGGGATGTATGGCTTGGGACAGTTCCCCTGTCACTGACTGCCACTCAAGACCAAATGGTGTTCATTTTGGAGTTCAGAATGCAAAAGAATTTAGTTCAAACCCTCTTGGTCCTGGAAAAGTAATTCATCATACTCAATCAGTCTTCAAATCTCTGTGCAAGCTATTAAACCCTCCACCTGAAACCCTTGGTTCTGCTGCTTTAGCACTGCACTATGCAAATGTCATCATTGTGATTGAGAAGCTGGCGGCTTCTCCGCACTTGATCGGTCTCGATGCACGAGAAGACTTGTACAACATGTTACCGAGACGCGTGAGAGCTTCCCTTAAGGACAAGTTAAAGCCATATACCAAGACCATGGCCTCTTCATCAGGGTATGACCCGAGTCTAGCAGAAGAATGGACTCAAGCAATGTCAAGCATATTGGAATGGCTGGCACCGCTTGCTCATCACATGATAAGATGGCAATCTGAGAGGAGTTTCGAGCAGCAGAGCTTCGTTTCCCGGACGAATGTGCTGCTGGTGCAGACCCTTTACTTTGCAAACCAAGAAAAGACTGAAGAGGTAATCACCGAGCTTCTTGTGGGTCTGAACTATGTCTGGAAATATGGTAGGGAGCTCAATGCAAAAGCCCTGGCAGAGTGTGGCAGTTTTAGGGTAGACAATGAATATCCTAATCTGAATGGTTAA